Part of the Candidatus Abyssobacteria bacterium SURF_5 genome, AGGCCGCCTATCCTTTTATTCTTCAGGTTTGGAACTGCTTTTACTGGCGAGGAGGTTGGAGCGTGCCGCAGTGAATACAGCGCTCGGTGTTGTAATCTTTGTCCTTCACCATTCCAAACCGGCCGCACTGAGTGCACCCGCGGGCAAAGCTCTTTATTTCGATTTTTAGGCCCGCAATGCTATAGCTTTCGACTTTTTCTTCTTCGGCCATTGGTACCACCTTTCTTTGTTCCGGAGAATGAAGCACATGCCTTAGAGGCTGATCCCGGAATCGACTTCGAGGACTTGTCCGTTAACTCCATCGGCCTGCGGGATCGCGAGCGAGAAAATAGCGCCGGCGGCCTCTTCGGGGGTAAGAATCCGGCCCCCGCGCATGACCATAAACTGCTCACCCATGGAGCGCATCTGCTCGGGAATACCGATATTGGCGCCAAGGATCTGGTCGCCCTTGGTAGATTGTGTGAGACGCGTTTCGACGAATCCATAAGCGACGGCATTGCAATTGACTTTAATGCGAAGCCATTCTTTGGCCATTACCCGCATGAGACCGACAACGCCGCTTTTTGCGGCTCCGTAATTGCTCTGCCCGGAATTGCCACGAGTTCCCGCCTCAGAGGAGACGAAGATGACGCGGCGATACTTACCGTCCTGGCTCAATTCTTTCAAGTGAGGATAGGCCAATTTACACAGCATCCATGGAGCTTCCATGTGGATCCGCTCCATCAGGCGGAAATCTTCAAGTTCCATCTTCTGTATGACTTTGTCGTTGCAGAAGCCGGCGCAAGGCACGAGAATATCCAGCCCCTTGAAGTTATCCAGCGCGGCTTTGATCAGAGCTTCATTGGTTGATTGTTCCATCACGTTTCCGGCAACGGCTACCGCTTTGCCACCGGCCTTCTTAATGGAATCCACAACTTCACCGGCCGGTCCCTTATCTAAATCGGATACGACTACACTTGCTCCCTGTTCGCCAAACATTTTCGCAGCCGCTGCGCCGATTCCACGACCGGCGCCCGTTACTACGGCCACTTTTCCATCGAGCAGACCCATGGTAACAGCCTCCTTTTTACTTGATACCCAGCGAACTTCGCTCATAGATTTGATATGTTTGGGACAGCCCATCGCGGGAAAATCGGGGCGCGCGCCGGGCCGGCTCCTGTCGAAGCAGATTTTATTCTATCATATTTTCGTGTAATTGCAACCTTTTTTTGAGGTTG contains:
- a CDS encoding SDR family oxidoreductase; this translates as MGLLDGKVAVVTGAGRGIGAAAAKMFGEQGASVVVSDLDKGPAGEVVDSIKKAGGKAVAVAGNVMEQSTNEALIKAALDNFKGLDILVPCAGFCNDKVIQKMELEDFRLMERIHMEAPWMLCKLAYPHLKELSQDGKYRRVIFVSSEAGTRGNSGQSNYGAAKSGVVGLMRVMAKEWLRIKVNCNAVAYGFVETRLTQSTKGDQILGANIGIPEQMRSMGEQFMVMRGGRILTPEEAAGAIFSLAIPQADGVNGQVLEVDSGISL